From Pandoraea vervacti, the proteins below share one genomic window:
- a CDS encoding GlsB/YeaQ/YmgE family stress response membrane protein yields MGIIGTIVVGLIVGLIARALHPGRDSMGIIMTIILGIAGALLARYVGQFLHLYTEGESAGWIASIIGAIVLLAIYGVIKRNRGTA; encoded by the coding sequence ATGGGCATTATCGGCACCATCGTCGTCGGTCTGATCGTTGGTCTCATCGCGCGCGCCCTGCATCCCGGGCGGGACAGCATGGGCATCATCATGACCATCATCCTCGGCATTGCTGGCGCGCTGCTCGCCAGGTATGTCGGCCAGTTCCTCCACCTCTATACCGAAGGCGAGTCGGCCGGCTGGATCGCTTCGATCATCGGCGCGATCGTACTGCTGGCGATCTACGGCGTGATCAAGCGCAATCGCGGCACTGCATGA
- the hemA gene encoding glutamyl-tRNA reductase, producing MQLLALGLNHHTAPVSLRERVAFPFERIEPALAGLKSLWTSSGKLSAPEAAILSTCNRTEIYCVTDDAAARERAVHWLSQFHNIPAGDLAPHLYALPQSDAVRHAFRVASGLDSMVLGETQILGQLKDAVRTASEAGALGTYLNQLFQRTFAVAKEVRGQTEIGAHSVSMAAAAVRLAQRIFESISTQKVLFIGAGEMIDLCATHFAAQNPKALYIANRTAERGEKLAERLGGTAIRLSELPQRLHEFDIVVSCTASTLPLIGLGAVERAIKARKHKPMFMVDLAVPRDIEPEVGRLADVFLYTVDDLGAVVREGNALRQAAVAQAEAIIETRVQNFMQWLDARSVVPVIRDIHGSAEAMRVAELERAQRMLARGDDPAAVLEALSQSLTKKFLHGPTHALNTARGDSREQIIHLIPELFRTSGTADK from the coding sequence ATGCAACTGCTCGCTCTCGGCCTGAACCACCACACGGCGCCCGTCTCGCTGCGCGAACGGGTGGCGTTTCCGTTCGAGCGGATCGAACCGGCGCTGGCGGGTCTCAAGAGCCTGTGGACGAGCAGCGGCAAGTTGAGCGCCCCCGAGGCCGCCATCCTGTCGACGTGCAACCGCACCGAGATCTATTGCGTGACGGACGACGCCGCGGCCCGCGAGCGCGCGGTGCACTGGCTTTCCCAGTTCCACAACATTCCCGCCGGCGATCTCGCTCCCCATCTATACGCCCTGCCCCAATCCGACGCAGTTCGCCACGCCTTTCGCGTCGCCAGCGGTCTGGACTCGATGGTGCTCGGCGAGACACAGATCCTGGGGCAGTTGAAAGACGCGGTGCGCACCGCCTCCGAGGCCGGCGCCCTGGGGACGTATCTGAATCAGCTTTTCCAGCGCACGTTCGCCGTGGCCAAGGAAGTCCGTGGCCAGACCGAGATCGGGGCACATTCGGTGTCGATGGCCGCCGCTGCGGTACGTCTCGCGCAGCGCATCTTCGAGAGCATCAGTACGCAAAAGGTACTGTTCATCGGCGCGGGCGAGATGATCGATCTGTGCGCCACGCACTTCGCTGCGCAAAACCCGAAAGCCCTATACATCGCAAACCGGACTGCCGAGCGTGGCGAAAAGCTCGCCGAACGCCTGGGCGGCACGGCCATCCGCTTGTCGGAGTTGCCACAGCGGTTGCACGAGTTCGATATCGTCGTGTCGTGCACGGCGAGTACCCTGCCGCTGATCGGCCTCGGTGCGGTCGAGCGCGCCATCAAGGCGCGCAAGCACAAGCCGATGTTCATGGTCGATCTGGCCGTGCCACGCGACATCGAACCGGAAGTGGGCCGTCTGGCCGACGTCTTCCTGTACACCGTCGACGATCTCGGCGCGGTCGTACGTGAAGGGAATGCGCTGCGTCAGGCTGCCGTCGCGCAAGCCGAGGCGATCATCGAGACCCGTGTGCAGAACTTCATGCAGTGGCTCGACGCACGCAGCGTCGTGCCGGTCATTCGCGACATCCACGGCTCTGCCGAGGCCATGCGCGTGGCGGAACTCGAGCGTGCCCAGCGCATGCTCGCGCGTGGCGACGACCCTGCCGCCGTGCTCGAAGCCCTGTCCCAGTCCCTCACCAAGAAATTCCTGCACGGCCCGACCCACGCGCTCAATACGGCGCGCGGCGATTCGCGCGAGCAAATCATTCACCTCATTCCCGAACTGTTCCGCACCTCGGGAACCGCCGACAAATAG
- the prfA gene encoding peptide chain release factor 1: MKASMQAKLDQLTQRLVELDGLLSQGDVTRDLDNYRKLTREHAELAPVVAQYQQYRQAHNDVAAAQEMASDPEMREFAEDEAATARARMEDMEGTLQRMLLPRDPNDDRNIYLEIRAGTGGDESALFAGDLLRMYTRYAERQRWQVEIMSASESDLGGYKEVIVRLVGQGAYSRLKFESGGHRVQRVPATETQGRIHTSACTVAVMPEADDVADVEINPADIRIDTFRASGAGGQHVNKTDSAVRITHLPTGIVVECQDDRSQHRNKDKALKVLAARIKDAQLRAQQAKEAATRKSLIGSGDRSERIRTYNFPQGRMTDHRINLTLYKLEYIMDGDLDEMINALVTEHQAELLASLGEAV; encoded by the coding sequence ATGAAAGCGAGCATGCAAGCCAAGCTCGACCAATTGACGCAACGTCTGGTCGAGCTTGATGGCCTATTGAGCCAGGGCGATGTCACCCGCGACCTGGACAACTACCGCAAGCTCACGCGCGAACATGCCGAGCTGGCACCTGTCGTCGCGCAATATCAGCAATACCGCCAGGCGCACAACGATGTGGCGGCGGCGCAGGAAATGGCGTCCGATCCGGAAATGCGCGAGTTCGCCGAAGACGAGGCCGCCACCGCCCGCGCCCGCATGGAAGATATGGAGGGCACGCTGCAACGCATGCTGCTGCCGCGCGACCCCAACGACGACCGCAACATCTATCTGGAAATTCGCGCCGGCACCGGGGGAGACGAATCGGCGCTGTTCGCGGGCGATCTGCTGCGGATGTACACGCGCTACGCCGAACGGCAGCGCTGGCAGGTTGAAATCATGTCGGCGAGCGAATCGGATCTGGGCGGGTACAAGGAAGTGATCGTCCGTTTGGTCGGTCAGGGTGCGTATTCGCGTCTGAAGTTCGAGTCGGGCGGCCATCGGGTGCAACGTGTGCCCGCGACCGAAACGCAGGGGCGCATTCATACCTCCGCCTGCACCGTGGCCGTCATGCCGGAAGCCGACGACGTGGCCGATGTCGAAATCAATCCGGCCGACATTCGCATCGATACGTTCCGCGCCTCGGGCGCCGGCGGCCAGCACGTCAACAAGACGGATTCGGCCGTGCGCATCACGCACCTGCCCACGGGTATCGTCGTGGAGTGTCAGGACGACCGCTCGCAGCATCGCAACAAGGACAAGGCGCTCAAGGTACTGGCCGCTCGCATCAAGGACGCCCAGTTGCGTGCTCAGCAAGCCAAGGAAGCGGCCACCCGCAAGAGTCTGATCGGCTCCGGCGATCGCTCGGAGCGCATTCGCACATACAACTTCCCGCAGGGGCGGATGACGGATCACCGCATCAACCTCACGCTTTACAAGCTCGAATACATCATGGACGGCGATCTCGACGAGATGATCAACGCGCTGGTGACCGAGCATCAGGCGGAACTGCTCGCGTCGCTGGGCGAGGCCGTCTGA
- the prmC gene encoding peptide chain release factor N(5)-glutamine methyltransferase produces MTSGVHGDNAKKTDAATVATLLREPGLPPAESRILLAHILGWTRTQLITRDREPLAPETLAAYRSLHARRAAGEPIAYLTGTREFFGLTLKVSPSVLIPRPETELLVELALARLEGRRMPRVLDLGTGSGAIALAIAHGRPDAEVTALDRSANALDVARENARQLGLEARVRFLESDWYGALPAETAPFDIIVSNPPYIVSGDEHLSQGDLRFEPVDALTDHADGLAALRVIVAGAPSRLLPDSWLLCEHGYHQAPDVRALCTAAGFVDVMSERDLAGIERTTGGRHV; encoded by the coding sequence ATGACATCGGGCGTGCATGGGGACAATGCGAAGAAGACCGATGCCGCCACCGTGGCGACACTGCTGCGCGAGCCCGGCTTGCCGCCCGCGGAGTCGCGCATTCTGCTCGCCCACATACTCGGCTGGACCCGCACCCAACTGATTACCCGCGACCGTGAGCCCCTGGCGCCGGAGACGCTCGCCGCCTACCGGTCGCTTCATGCGCGGCGCGCGGCAGGCGAGCCTATCGCCTATCTGACCGGCACCCGCGAATTCTTCGGCCTGACGCTCAAGGTGAGCCCCTCGGTGCTCATCCCCCGTCCCGAGACGGAACTGCTTGTGGAACTGGCGCTGGCTCGACTCGAAGGACGCCGCATGCCGCGCGTGCTCGATCTGGGCACCGGCAGCGGCGCCATCGCGTTGGCTATTGCGCATGGGCGTCCCGACGCAGAGGTGACCGCCCTGGATCGTTCGGCGAACGCCCTCGATGTCGCCCGGGAGAACGCTCGCCAATTGGGGCTGGAGGCTCGCGTCCGGTTCCTCGAAAGCGACTGGTATGGCGCGCTGCCTGCCGAGACCGCCCCGTTCGACATCATCGTCTCCAATCCACCCTACATCGTCTCGGGCGACGAACACCTCTCGCAGGGCGACCTGCGCTTCGAGCCGGTCGATGCCCTGACCGACCATGCCGACGGGCTGGCGGCCTTGCGCGTTATCGTGGCAGGGGCGCCGTCGCGACTGCTGCCCGATAGCTGGCTGCTGTGCGAGCACGGCTACCATCAGGCGCCGGACGTCAGGGCGCTATGCACGGCAGCGGGGTTCGTGGACGTGATGTCCGAGCGCGACCTTGCCGGGATTGAGCGCACCACCGGTGGTCGACACGTCTGA
- the grxD gene encoding Grx4 family monothiol glutaredoxin → MTTQQRIQQIVSEHPVVLFMKGNAQFPMCGFSGRAVQILKACEVNDLFTVDVLQDDEIRQGVKEFANWPTIPQLYINGEFIGGSDIMMEMYQSGELKQIIAELA, encoded by the coding sequence ATGACTACCCAGCAACGTATCCAGCAAATCGTCTCCGAGCATCCCGTCGTCCTGTTCATGAAGGGCAACGCGCAATTTCCGATGTGCGGCTTCTCGGGCCGTGCCGTGCAGATTCTGAAGGCTTGCGAAGTCAACGATCTCTTCACGGTCGACGTGCTGCAAGACGACGAAATCCGTCAGGGCGTGAAGGAATTCGCCAACTGGCCGACCATTCCGCAGCTCTACATCAACGGCGAATTCATCGGCGGCTCGGACATCATGATGGAGATGTACCAAAGCGGCGAACTCAAGCAGATCATCGCCGAACTCGCCTGA
- a CDS encoding UbiX family flavin prenyltransferase, translated as MTVSNVSNVSTQVPGARTPVRLIVAITGATGAVYGVRLLQRLRAMGGVETHLMVSGAGWLTLRHELGMDRAEVQALADQYHSVREIGANIASGSFATAGMVVAPCSMKTLASVAHGLSDNLIARAADVTLKERRRLVLMVRETPFNLAHLRNMTAVTEMGGIVYPPLPAFYNRPASLDAMVDDTVARVIDLFAIAPPVASSWDGLGKDAEA; from the coding sequence ATGACTGTCTCAAACGTTTCGAACGTTTCGACGCAAGTTCCCGGCGCGCGCACGCCGGTGCGTCTGATCGTCGCCATAACGGGGGCAACAGGCGCCGTGTACGGCGTGCGTCTGCTCCAGCGCCTGCGCGCGATGGGCGGCGTCGAAACGCATTTGATGGTGTCGGGCGCGGGCTGGCTCACGCTGCGCCACGAACTGGGGATGGATCGCGCCGAGGTGCAGGCGCTGGCCGATCAGTATCACAGCGTGCGCGAAATCGGCGCGAACATCGCCAGCGGCTCCTTCGCCACGGCGGGAATGGTCGTCGCCCCCTGTTCGATGAAGACACTCGCGAGCGTGGCGCACGGCCTCTCGGATAACCTGATCGCGCGCGCCGCCGACGTCACCCTGAAGGAGCGCCGTCGCCTCGTGCTGATGGTGCGCGAAACGCCCTTCAACCTCGCCCATCTGCGCAACATGACGGCCGTCACCGAGATGGGCGGCATCGTCTACCCACCGCTACCTGCGTTCTACAACCGTCCGGCTTCGCTCGATGCGATGGTCGACGACACTGTCGCGCGCGTCATCGACCTGTTCGCGATTGCGCCGCCCGTCGCCTCGAGCTGGGACGGCCTCGGCAAGGACGCGGAAGCCTGA
- a CDS encoding VOC family protein: MAIDHVAYPSYDATLTHRFYVEVMGFTLAGAQSGMSRLWGKPYLLVSYQIAPGQALAFFNCDGLAPEPHPHPDTPATQIHHVALRVSEREALDRWKSRLNAHEVPFAVERHDDGEHLYLLDPNDVMLELCVQTPASAAGQTHGALDTLQRWVDGVR, translated from the coding sequence GTGGCGATCGATCATGTCGCGTATCCGAGTTACGACGCGACACTCACACACCGATTCTACGTCGAGGTCATGGGTTTCACGCTGGCAGGGGCGCAGAGCGGCATGAGCCGTCTGTGGGGCAAGCCCTATCTGCTCGTGAGCTATCAGATCGCGCCCGGACAGGCGCTGGCCTTTTTCAATTGCGACGGACTCGCGCCCGAACCCCATCCCCATCCCGATACGCCGGCCACGCAGATCCACCATGTGGCGTTGCGTGTGTCCGAGCGCGAGGCGCTCGATCGCTGGAAGTCCCGCCTGAATGCCCATGAGGTGCCGTTCGCCGTGGAGCGTCATGACGACGGCGAACATCTCTATCTGCTGGATCCGAACGACGTCATGCTGGAATTGTGCGTGCAAACGCCGGCGTCCGCCGCCGGGCAGACGCACGGGGCGCTCGATACGTTGCAGCGCTGGGTGGATGGCGTGCGATGA
- a CDS encoding methyl-accepting chemotaxis protein: protein MEIATPEFQMEQQELQAVTAALNRVQAVIEFDLQGRVLHANENFLQTLGYRLDEVQGQHHRMFCEPEYTASAAYRDFWAKLGRGDFDTGEYKRIGKGGREVWIHASYNPVFDANGAPYKVIKFATDVTAERTRQAEFEGKVRAMDIAQAVTEFHLDGTVITANDNFLKTLGYSLDEVRGKHHRMFCQADYVASPAYRDFWAKLNRGEFDAGRYKRVGSGGREVWIQATYNPILDANGRPYKVVKFATDITQQVELEASVKRRAEEDQRKVALLLDTVNRAAAGDLTGDIAVSGAEPIDQLADGIRHMMDDLRSVIGKVVNSAGEFSGASRDIADRANTVATGAQALGATVEEMNASIEELTASINSIADNTKGADQLAKSTQQEAETGSRAIARSIEAMELINKSSEDIGEIVKVIGEIAGQTNLLAFNAAIEAARAGEHGLGFSVVADEVRKLAERSSQATKEISKLINESTKRVAQGSDVSRQAGEAFEKIVNGVSRTTQAISEISCAAEEQLVAAREVSLAIQHVAEETEKSAGACETIAHATTGLNQGAEELDRTVSRFKV, encoded by the coding sequence ATGGAAATCGCCACGCCTGAATTCCAGATGGAACAGCAGGAACTACAAGCGGTCACTGCCGCACTCAATCGCGTGCAGGCCGTCATCGAATTCGACTTGCAGGGACGCGTGCTTCACGCTAACGAGAATTTCCTGCAAACGCTCGGCTACCGTCTCGACGAAGTTCAGGGGCAGCACCACCGCATGTTTTGCGAGCCCGAATACACGGCCTCCGCGGCGTACCGCGACTTTTGGGCCAAACTCGGCCGAGGGGATTTCGACACCGGCGAATACAAGCGCATCGGCAAGGGCGGACGCGAAGTGTGGATCCACGCCTCGTATAACCCGGTATTCGACGCCAACGGTGCACCGTACAAGGTCATCAAGTTCGCCACCGACGTCACGGCCGAGCGCACACGGCAAGCCGAGTTCGAAGGCAAAGTCCGCGCCATGGACATCGCACAGGCCGTCACCGAATTTCATCTCGACGGCACCGTGATCACGGCCAACGACAACTTTCTGAAAACGCTCGGGTATTCACTCGACGAAGTCCGCGGCAAGCATCACCGCATGTTCTGCCAGGCCGACTACGTCGCATCGCCCGCCTACCGGGACTTCTGGGCCAAACTCAACCGTGGCGAGTTCGATGCCGGACGCTACAAGCGCGTGGGCAGCGGCGGGCGCGAAGTCTGGATTCAGGCGACGTACAACCCGATCCTCGACGCGAACGGTCGCCCATACAAGGTCGTGAAGTTCGCTACGGACATCACGCAGCAAGTGGAGCTCGAAGCGAGCGTGAAGCGCCGTGCCGAGGAGGACCAGCGCAAGGTCGCGCTGCTGCTCGACACCGTTAATCGCGCGGCGGCGGGCGACCTGACCGGCGACATCGCCGTCTCGGGCGCCGAACCCATTGATCAGCTGGCCGACGGCATTCGCCACATGATGGACGACCTGCGCAGTGTGATCGGCAAGGTCGTCAACTCGGCGGGCGAATTTTCGGGCGCATCGCGCGACATTGCCGATCGCGCCAACACGGTGGCGACGGGTGCGCAGGCGCTAGGCGCGACGGTGGAGGAAATGAACGCGTCCATCGAGGAACTGACGGCGTCGATCAACTCGATTGCCGACAACACGAAGGGTGCCGATCAACTGGCCAAATCCACGCAGCAGGAAGCCGAGACGGGCTCGCGGGCCATTGCCCGCTCCATCGAGGCGATGGAGTTGATCAACAAGTCTTCGGAAGACATCGGCGAGATCGTGAAGGTGATTGGCGAGATCGCCGGACAGACCAACCTCCTCGCGTTCAACGCGGCCATCGAAGCCGCTCGGGCGGGCGAGCATGGGCTGGGTTTCTCCGTGGTGGCCGACGAAGTGCGCAAGCTCGCCGAGCGCTCGTCGCAAGCGACCAAGGAAATCTCGAAACTGATCAACGAGTCGACCAAGCGCGTGGCGCAAGGCAGCGACGTGTCGCGTCAGGCCGGGGAAGCGTTCGAGAAGATCGTGAACGGCGTGTCGCGGACGACGCAGGCGATCTCCGAAATTTCGTGCGCCGCCGAGGAACAGCTCGTCGCAGCGCGGGAGGTCAGTCTCGCGATTCAGCACGTGGCAGAGGAGACCGAGAAATCGGCCGGAGCGTGCGAAACCATCGCGCACGCGACAACCGGCCTCAATCAGGGCGCGGAGGAACTTGACCGCACCGTCTCGCGCTTCAAGGTGTAA
- a CDS encoding CheR family methyltransferase, with amino-acid sequence MEIEAEADVVTQQALLRAVHRHTGISMNEKKWTMLQGRLRPRLRTLSLRCYRDYLALLENTPDEIRNFVNLVTTNETTFFRTPRVWDYFAQHYLPRWQAAHPGQTFRMWSAAASSGEESYSAAMICEEFRARHPGFQYQIHATDISSHVLAIAMAGNYGGRSIDGLKQQRPAMLAKYFRASAGGFTVAPELRAHITFAEHNLYQRMARREAFDLVMLRNVLIYFETSDQERVLENVRRTLTPEGVLIVGESESLSRLSTGYRFEQPLIYRNQGASNGAVA; translated from the coding sequence ATGGAAATCGAAGCCGAAGCCGATGTTGTCACCCAGCAAGCGCTCCTGCGCGCTGTTCACCGGCACACCGGCATCTCGATGAACGAGAAAAAATGGACGATGTTGCAGGGCCGTCTTCGCCCCCGCCTTCGTACGCTATCGCTGCGTTGCTATCGTGATTATCTGGCGCTGCTGGAGAACACCCCAGACGAGATTCGCAATTTTGTGAATCTCGTCACCACGAACGAGACGACGTTTTTCCGCACCCCGCGCGTGTGGGACTACTTCGCACAGCACTACCTGCCGCGCTGGCAGGCGGCACATCCCGGACAGACGTTCCGGATGTGGTCCGCGGCTGCCTCCTCCGGCGAGGAGTCTTACTCCGCCGCAATGATCTGCGAGGAATTCCGCGCTCGGCATCCGGGTTTCCAGTATCAGATTCACGCCACTGATATCTCCAGCCACGTGCTGGCCATCGCCATGGCGGGCAACTACGGCGGACGGAGCATCGATGGGTTGAAGCAGCAACGCCCCGCCATGCTGGCCAAGTACTTTCGCGCGAGTGCGGGTGGCTTCACCGTCGCGCCGGAACTGCGGGCGCATATCACGTTTGCGGAGCACAACCTGTATCAACGCATGGCGCGCCGCGAGGCGTTCGATCTCGTCATGCTGCGCAATGTGCTGATCTATTTCGAGACATCGGACCAGGAACGGGTGTTGGAGAACGTACGTCGCACGCTTACCCCCGAAGGCGTGCTGATTGTCGGGGAATCGGAGTCGCTCTCACGACTCTCGACCGGCTATCGGTTTGAGCAACCGCTCATTTACCGCAATCAGGGAGCATCGAATGGGGCCGTCGCATGA
- a CDS encoding chemotaxis protein CheD: MGPSHDIQVLMGEVRIGRGADVLRATLGSCVGIGLMWRARGLYGLAHCLLPESPHPTLAIGAKYVTQAVPSLLALMKADGARRGEIEAVIAGGGNMMPHQPPAKHGLIGVANAKMAQALITEAGIPIVHVEVGGEVGRQLTIDCTHHAFLVRAIGTNGGAAMPRRPALRLVGRES; encoded by the coding sequence ATGGGGCCGTCGCATGACATTCAGGTGTTGATGGGCGAAGTGCGCATCGGGCGCGGCGCAGATGTCCTGCGCGCGACCCTCGGTTCGTGTGTGGGCATCGGTCTGATGTGGCGTGCGCGCGGCCTGTACGGGCTCGCCCACTGCCTGTTGCCGGAATCGCCGCATCCGACGCTTGCGATTGGCGCCAAGTACGTGACGCAGGCCGTGCCTTCATTGCTCGCGCTCATGAAAGCGGACGGTGCGCGCCGCGGCGAAATCGAAGCCGTCATCGCCGGCGGAGGCAACATGATGCCGCATCAGCCACCGGCGAAACACGGCCTGATCGGCGTGGCCAACGCCAAGATGGCGCAGGCGCTGATTACGGAAGCCGGCATTCCGATCGTGCATGTGGAGGTCGGCGGCGAAGTCGGTCGTCAACTGACGATCGACTGCACGCACCACGCCTTTCTGGTGCGCGCCATTGGCACGAACGGGGGCGCCGCGATGCCGCGCCGCCCCGCACTCAGACTCGTGGGACGTGAATCATGA
- a CDS encoding chemotaxis protein CheW: MTTQLRHAPPSPSPEADPLPAPLAVDASALATPAATAAAAPQPPKATADDIEVFGSFHLGDIEFALPIAALQEVVNYPERVTPVPLSPSFLLGLFNLRGTLIPIVDLKPLLSIAGNGAGRPLPVTEKIAIVDVDGVRVGLLFDGTGEILRVRASQRTGFEYDPSHATAQVVSGAIKLDGGDRILQILAPAALVRIENMPQLLARQSLTAPQRRQQRQRLQCVSFTVEHSRLALPMGAIREIIRIPELQNSALASVFCVGMLNLRGTVVPVIDFAHFLGLQACRPDPDVAGTASDPRRILIVKQEDVHFGLMVDAVDSIVTYYADEVLAMPSFSASHAQLFSGCIARESTNDIVLLNADELFTHAQVLDLTRGHRELYRESDPAQRTSAGGAGRSAAGAKSSRGTRHAYVSFRLQHMLAVRLDQLREIIHDSPDVMPAPGAPSFIRGMLNLRRELVMVVDLRALYGMPAQDDANTRKILVIEHGKDKFGLLVDAIENIVTLDDADKLPVPAVLLGRATHEMRNDMREAVELPASDGAARTAMLLDLQPLKLRLETALAL, encoded by the coding sequence ATGACGACGCAGCTACGCCATGCACCGCCATCACCTTCGCCCGAGGCCGATCCCCTCCCGGCGCCGCTGGCCGTCGATGCATCCGCGCTCGCCACACCCGCGGCGACTGCGGCTGCGGCTCCCCAACCGCCGAAGGCCACAGCGGACGACATCGAAGTCTTCGGCTCGTTTCATCTGGGCGATATCGAGTTCGCGCTGCCGATCGCGGCGTTGCAGGAAGTGGTGAATTACCCCGAACGGGTGACGCCGGTGCCGCTCTCGCCGTCGTTTCTGCTCGGGCTGTTCAATTTGCGCGGCACGCTCATTCCCATCGTCGACCTCAAGCCCTTGCTGTCGATCGCCGGAAATGGCGCAGGTCGTCCGTTACCGGTGACGGAGAAGATTGCTATCGTGGATGTCGACGGCGTGCGCGTCGGCTTGCTGTTCGACGGCACGGGCGAGATTCTGCGCGTTCGCGCCTCGCAGCGCACCGGCTTCGAATACGATCCGTCACACGCTACGGCGCAAGTGGTGTCGGGGGCGATCAAGCTCGACGGTGGCGACCGCATTCTCCAGATTCTCGCGCCCGCTGCGCTCGTGCGCATCGAGAACATGCCGCAATTGCTCGCGCGACAATCGCTCACGGCGCCGCAGCGCCGCCAGCAGCGTCAGCGGCTGCAATGCGTGTCGTTCACCGTCGAGCACTCGCGTCTTGCCTTGCCGATGGGCGCCATCCGGGAAATCATCCGCATTCCCGAATTGCAGAACTCGGCGCTCGCGAGCGTGTTTTGTGTCGGCATGCTCAATTTGCGCGGCACGGTCGTGCCGGTGATCGATTTCGCTCACTTCCTCGGTTTGCAGGCGTGCCGCCCGGATCCGGACGTGGCGGGCACCGCCTCCGACCCGCGGCGCATTCTGATCGTCAAACAGGAGGATGTGCACTTCGGCCTGATGGTCGATGCCGTTGACAGCATCGTGACGTATTACGCCGACGAAGTGCTCGCGATGCCTTCGTTCAGCGCATCGCATGCTCAGTTGTTCTCGGGATGCATCGCCCGCGAGTCGACAAACGACATCGTGCTGCTCAATGCCGACGAGCTCTTCACGCACGCGCAGGTCCTCGATCTCACGCGCGGGCATCGCGAGTTGTATCGTGAGTCGGACCCCGCGCAGCGCACGAGCGCGGGCGGCGCGGGGCGCAGCGCGGCGGGGGCGAAGTCGTCGCGTGGCACGCGGCACGCTTACGTGTCGTTCCGGCTGCAACATATGCTCGCGGTGCGTCTGGATCAGTTGCGAGAAATCATCCACGATTCCCCGGACGTGATGCCCGCCCCGGGCGCCCCGTCGTTCATTCGCGGCATGCTGAATCTGCGGCGCGAACTCGTGATGGTCGTCGATCTGCGTGCGCTCTACGGCATGCCGGCGCAGGACGACGCGAACACGCGCAAGATTCTGGTGATCGAGCACGGCAAGGACAAGTTCGGACTGCTGGTCGATGCCATCGAGAACATTGTGACGCTCGACGATGCGGACAAGCTGCCCGTGCCCGCCGTGCTGTTGGGGCGCGCTACGCACGAGATGCGCAACGACATGCGTGAGGCGGTGGAGTTGCCGGCGTCCGATGGGGCGGCACGCACGGCGATGCTGCTCGATTTGCAACCGCTCAAGCTGCGGCTGGAAACCGCGTTGGCGCTTTAA